In the Salinirubrum litoreum genome, one interval contains:
- a CDS encoding FUN14 domain-containing protein, with the protein MEIDFTQLGIEAGSGGIIGGIIGFAAKKIAKILAVIVGLELALFKFLESRGILTVDWEKLTAGVVESTQEAAAGTPPSWVQTVLSTLSISGGFAAGFFLGFKKG; encoded by the coding sequence ATGGAGATCGACTTCACCCAACTCGGTATCGAGGCCGGGAGCGGTGGCATCATCGGCGGCATCATCGGCTTCGCCGCCAAGAAGATCGCCAAGATTCTGGCGGTCATCGTCGGCCTCGAACTCGCCCTGTTCAAGTTCCTCGAATCGCGCGGCATCCTCACGGTCGACTGGGAGAAGCTGACGGCCGGTGTCGTGGAGTCCACACAGGAGGCGGCCGCCGGCACGCCGCCCTCGTGGGTCCAGACGGTCCTCTCGACGCTGTCCATCTCGGGCGGCTTCGCAGCCGGCTTCTTCCTCGGCTTCAAGAAGGGATAA